AGAGAAATTACAGACTTGAGAATTAGGCCCGGAGTTTCAAACCAACGATGAAAAGCAAGAGAGATTTCTACAAATCAAAGCAATTTCAAGGCGATATTGCAGAAACGAAAACTAGGGTTTCGTGGGTATGTAGATCGAGAGACGATGGACAGAGACACAGACAAATCAAAGCCATTAGAGGTCAttggtggagatggagagcGACGGCGCGGCGCAGCGCAGACGAGGTCAATGGTGGAGGAAGGAGTTGGGTATGCAATCTCAAGATGAAGAATTACAGAGAAGCAGAAGTAGCTGCAAAGATTGTGAAATTTCTTGCTAGATTAGCTAGATTAGGCTTCGTGGGGGGTTGAGGTTTCTTCACTTTCTTGATAGATTAGGCTTCCTATGGAAGCATAGCAGAAGAGGAAGATCAAgtaaagaggaggaagaagaagaaaaaactgaCGGAGAAGGAGAGAGTATTTTTTTCGACAAAAGAAGGAGAGAATATTTGACGCGTGGAGAGAAGAATAAGGAAGAATAAGGACGCGTGGGAGACTGGGAGAGAATAAAATAATCAATAAAATACCTACTAATGGTATCTACGGGCCTGACGggctttttttttctaaaaacaCAAGGCCCGGGCCCGAACCGTCTTTATCTACTTCAGGCCCGGACCGAACCATTTCGAGTGAAAAAAATTTAGGGCCCGGACCATACGGGTCGGGTTTTGACGGGTCGGGCCGGTCTTCCGGGCTTTCGGGCtaaaatgcccagccctacGTATTTTTTCTTGGTTGATCGAGGTTGACCGTTGACCACGGTGGAAATAATGGTCAGAGTTTCAAAATTTAAGTGGAATGGAGAGACGACCTGCTAGCTCTATCTGCACCAGCTTCCATTCACGTCATTGCGCGCAGGCGATCGACTCACCGACGTCATTTCCATCAATTCTTGCATGTTACATTTACAAGCTACTTTAACTTGATCTCTagctatatatatttcatcacgTACTGAATGTCTAGATACACATTTATAAAGAAAGTGTCTGAAGCAATTATATCATCTGCGGAAGAAGTGCAGGCAGTGAATGCTTATGGCTGGGCTTCTAGAGATTCCTCAGGAATTCTCTATCTCCCTTCCACTTCACCAGGAGGTACCTTCGCATTTACATATGAtctcgatcttcttcttcttcttcttcttcttacagGCTTATAGCTAGGCTTCTTCCGGCGTTGTTGTATGGTTTTATTAATTATGCGTACAGAAGTACTGGTAGGAATGATATCAGCATGAAGATACTCTACTGCGGTGTTTGCCACTCAGACCTTCACTTTGCTAAGGACGAAGTTGCAATGACCATATTTCAGTTATTCAAATTAACCTTCCAATCGTCCCAGGGTACGTGCCCTGGTTAGTTATTCAAATTAACCTTACTAATTTCTAGGAGAAAAAAATTAAGTGTAATATATTTCAGTTATAGATATTACACTTAATTTCAGCTAGACATGCATTCATCTACGATCACTCTTACTACATCCATGCATAGCATACGATCAATCAGCATGCCCAATCATGCCATATTACATCTGCAGTAATACGCATGACCCATTAATTCTCTTATAAGAAGGATATTCTAGGCCAGATATGTATTGCTGAAACTACCTAGCTAGTAAGAATAaatgttttcctttttctttttaagctGCCtattatatagatatagatagatatagatatagatatagatatattctCCGTTTTGGCTATCGATGAATAGCAAAACTTCCCGCTGAAACCCTAGCTACGAATGACATCGATCTCCTCATGCTATCTGCAAAAGGATGAAAACGAACGTATAATTATATCAAATTTTGGTATATACATTAGCTATTTTTCTGTTGAATTTTTATATTTGTCATCATTATTATAATACCGTGTAAATATAAGGGCTGCGACGGCCTCCTGCGCCTGTTCTTTTCACCTCCTCAAACTTCAACAACCTGTACAAAAAAGACAGAAGAGCCAATCACACCCCGCCACGTCACATTTCCAGATCCGACGGTTTAAACACTCGCTTTAGGTCACTGGTTTCACGTGCATAACAAAATCTACGAAAAGGTACTAAACGGCACACGCCTAATGACACGTGTCgaacggagagagagagagaaagagaaaaaagcgagggagagagagagagagagaattaattACAGTCGGAGCGCTTTGCTGGTGTCCGGACTGTCACCGAGAGTCTGACGGATCTTGACTTCAGAGTAGCAGCCTTGAGAGAGCAGCTTCAGAATGGCTTCGGCTTTGCGCCGCAGCATAACCGACCCcacctgcttcttcttcttcttattagtCCAGCTGATCCCAGCGGCTTTCGGCTCGTAGTAACGGCTTCGCGCGCTCGAAGCCGCGCTGGACAGGCACGAGGACTCCGAGGACGTGGAGGCCGCAAACGACGTCGTCATGGCCACCTTCACGCCCGAGAGAGTTTTCCAGCTGTTGAATTTCACGCCGCCGCCTTGGATCTTCGAGCGGTTTTTCTGCACGGCCTGAGATTCAGGGAAATTCGAGTCAACGATTTCAAACAGAGCATAAAATTCGATCTCGACGAAGATCAAAAAGCAACAGATCCAACAAAAGCTTGACCAAGCGCTTTGATTACACACTTGGAAGTGAAATTTCCTAGATCTGATTCAGAATTGTAATGTAAAACAGTTAAAGAAGCAAAAAGGAACTGGAATTTGGATTTTGAAAATCTCAATTGGAATCGCTTGTCATGATTATTGAACCAAACAGATTATGCACAAAATGAGCCAAACTGGAAAGTGAAAATGGAAGAAGAACAGAGAGAACACAATGGTTGAAGGAGGCGAAGCAGAGAACCAGAATTAACCAAATTGTTGATGTGCCGGAATCACAAAAGAGTCCGATTATGCAAACAAAAATCAGGCAAAGGCATAAAAGTGCAAAAATGGAAGAGAAACAGAGCTATAACAATAATTGTTCAAGTGCTTGAATCAAAATGCACTCAGATTTCAGCCAAATACAACTTCGATTAGGCACAAAATAAGCCAAACAGAGCTCCGGCTAGGCTCAAATTCAGCCAAACAGAACGCCGATTCAATCACATTTGCACAGCTTAGCCAAAAATTTGAAGTGAAGAGAAAAGGAGAGCGAAGGCTTACTTTGAGCTTCACATCACGATGAAGAGCTGCAAAAGCAATCATCCTGATTGTGCGAGCTTGAATCTCCTCCCTGGAACCAGCAAGCAAGGACGAAGTGCAGCAGGATTTGGAGTCGCCGGAAACAAAGCTCTGATCTCTGGAAATAGTACTCTTGCTCTTTCCTAGCTCCGATCTCACCACCGATGACTCATCGCCATCATCCAAACAGCCCCTGCGTGAAAATCCAGCTATCAGATTCGAGGTTTTCGAAAACGAAAAATTCCAGGtgcaaattcaaattcaaacgaAATGGAAAAGCGCAATTTACTTGGAAGGCGGTGGTGGCGTGACAGTGAGGAGGAGCAGAGCCGAAGCAGCAGTGCGTTCGCTTGAACATGGAAACGGCGCCATGGGAtcgctttctctctctcttggaAAAATGGCGgttccttttctttgtttgaatctctctctctaattctctctctagaaagttttactcgctttctttctctctctgtaaATCGGTTATAGTTACGGGGAACTGTGATGCGGTGATTGAGTTTGGTTATAGTTACTGGGATATGGAGTTAGTTAGAGCTGCTTGAGCTTTTTGATTGGGCTGTTACGAGGGCTGCCGTCACAGCCTGACCTGTCATTAACTTTTgaattttgtggttagagtATAGAGACTCAGACTGTGCTTAGTTAGGTGCTGTTTGGGCCGGAATTTGCAGTCGGACGCCCAAGACAGAAATGGTAAAGTGACAAAGGCGAGGTAATGAGAGGAAACGCCACCGTGTGACTGAGATAGGAGGATTCCGACCGGGTGGAGTAACAAATATGTGAACCTAGAAATTCTGGAGTTGCATAGTGTTGATCAAGTcatttgaaagatgacaagcaAAATTAAAACAACAAATGTCATCAATAGTAATTAGAGAAAAGATACCAGACAATGAAAATAATATCTCAATTATCATCTATAGAGACACTTTTGACACTTTAAGTTTACAAATTATTCAAACAGTTCCATAATCATGCAACCGCCTAACACTAGTACTATACTCAAAATTTAGTCAAAATATGACATGCATTTTTACGATTTTTCGTCGCAACACAtgaaaagaattaattgaagATGTAGAGTAGCTTGTTTGCAGATAGTAGAAGagaaatatttgttttgttgacACTCCATGAGAGGTAGAAAAAGGATtgaaataatgtgtttaagAACAAAAACCCGATTGAGGCAGATATTAGAACCAATTCCCATGTGAGCACAACATTGAagtccagaaaaagaaaaggggagCATTTCCGTATTTTTGAATAGTTTTGTAGAGCATAAGAAGCTGGCTTGGCATATATAAAGAGACTCTGATGCAAGGACAGCAACTCCAAGAAATTaagttgaagaaagaaaaagaaaattgcaaacaGCATTAGAAAACATGCGAGGTACAGATCCAAACTTCAAACTAAACATAAAAGTGAAATACGGTTTACAGTAGCTAAATAAACATTCTACATATACACCAGAAAGTCCAGAACAACAGAGAAAACCAGAAACAGTCGTATGCCAACAAAGACTCCAAAGGGCCAAGGTGCAGATAACATGACCAACAGCATTTCAGATAAGAAGTTCCATGCCAAGTTCACAGACCTAAGAAGACTAACGGGCAAAGGATAGTCTCATGGTCACCGCCTCATTTTTCTGCAGCAAAACAAGCAGACACTCGATTACAGCTAACATAATGGTAATCCTAATAGAAATGACGGACATTGTTCAAAGTCACACCAACAGTCCCACTATCATTGCTCACATATGGAGTCGCAAAAAATTCTTAAAACAAAGTCATATTGGACGTCAACCACAGCACAGAGAGCACATATGCTTCCATGGATTTAGAAGAAAACCTCAAAAGATGCAGAGTAGCTTCGTTTGGCTGGCAATGCTCAAATCAAAACCTATGGTGTGTCATCACATCGCAAATCATGTCAAGCACACTACTAGTTATAACTTAACTCCATATTCCAGAACACTGGCACAACATTCCCATCACAATTCTGTAAAAACTCATAAGTTCCTAGGGGAATGAATGACAAGAATGATCATATTGCTCTAattaaacctaaaataaaaccaCAACTCAGCATGATGATGGCATAATAGTACTCATACCAATTCTCAGAATAAAAATGTACCTTATAGCAGCTGAAACATAACAAACCTGCTGCAAACTATATCCCGCGAATCAATTGCTTTAGTAATGCAGAATCTTTATTAGATGGAGTTAATATATTTCAACAATTCAAAAGAAATCATGGATTACGCAGCATGTTAGAAATTTAAAAACAGTAAATATAGAATTCAACTGCAGAAAATCAAACAGTAGGCAAACTGGGAACTTCACTTGCTTAACACTAGTTCTTCAGGGGATAGATGACTGAAATATGTTTAACTAACTGACGGACAAAATACATAGAGGTAAGAGCAAGAGTCTGTACTTACTTCTTCCTTGCTCATTGGTACGAAATGGCATTGACGTGGTCAAGCAAGATGAGACCCTCTACAAAAGAATCCATGAAGTAGTAAATATAATCCTTATTTCCGAAAACTTGAACTTGTTTGCTCTTAGGATCCAGCGAAATCATTCTTAACCAACCAAGATTATTTTCCTCACTCAGAACAACTTCCCCACACCTTTTGAAACCATATATACGATCTTGAGACCCAGCTATCTTGTACAAATATGTCCACGACTCTGTGACACCATACTCTTTCATTACCCATATGTCACAACCACAGTTATAATCATAATGCTTAATCAAGGCAAGGGAGTCCCCATATTTTGAAATCGTACATCTGTTGCTCTGTAAAGCTTCTGGCATCATCACCTCGCCAAATAATTCGGTGGCCATATCAAATGAAGCAATGAAAGTATCTCCACCATACTTACAATATTCATACGTATGATCATCATATTCGACACTTAAACGAACTTCAAGCATATGCAGAGAACCATTGAGAAATACAATACCAGAACCACCCCCCTGCAAATCTACAGGAACAACAGAAGCATCAAGCGTCTTCCAGGAGCCCCTGGCTAATGAGTAAACCTGAACCACGGTGGCGAATCGGGACAAGTCCAAATGATCATCAGGAAGAGTCACAATTCTCAACACCTTATAGTCATTGGAATGTAAATCATAGCCAAAGCCATGCTCTATGCACACATCATACTTAGACTCAGTAGAGGTAAAACAAGCAGGTGGGCTAGGCAAAATCACAATCTTTCTAATACATGGGTTCCAAATTAAAGTGGGGGAATGGTTATCAGATAGGTGAGGCGCAAGGCATATGAGCCCGTTACAAGTTCCGACTACCTTCAGATCGGAAATAGTTTCGTTTTCCAAGAAAGTGACTGGGTCTGCAAGCAAGGAATACTCACCGAATTCAGGGCTATCCCAATGCAACCAGTGCAGACGATCAGAAACCTTGTAAGAGAAAGcgctgaggaggaggaggtgggcatcgttttggttgttggtgtcGATTGTGGTGGAGAGATGGGATTGAATGAAGGTAGAGGATTTGATGAGTGACATCCATGACTTGCAGACTAGGGTTGATTTGATTAGGGATTTCGTAGGCAACCTCAACAGGATTCTTTGTATGATTTCCTCAGGAAAGTAGTCTGACATTGCTTCTGTGTTCAAAATATTTTTCTCCAATTTTCCATTTCTCTTCTCTAGGGTCTGCGAGTTTTAAAGAAAGGTCAGTGACCCAGTGCAGTTTAAtgctgttattattattattattttttataaattattgTTCTTTATAAATTTTGGTAGTTTTATCCTAAAGTAAAGAGGGTAATTAAGAAATCAGAATAATATCAtttgtatttgaacttcaatactgTAAGAGGAAGcgctgaggaggaggaggaggtgggcGTTGGAGTCGATTGTGGTGGAGAGATGAGATTGAATGAAGGTAGAGGATTTGATGAGTGACATCCATGACTTGCAGACTAGGGTGGATTTGATTAGGGATTTGGTAGGTAACCTCAACAAAATTCTTTGTATGGTTTCCTTAGGAAAGTAGTTTGACAATCTAACATTACTTTTGTGTTTAAAatatttttctctaatttttggATTCTCTACGTTGCTTTTGGATGAAAaatttttctaatttctttAAAGGATTAGGAAATTTTAAAGGAAGGTTAGTGTCTCAGTGACAATAATACATCATTTAAGATGTCATGCGATTAGTTTCAATGTGCATACAACATAGTGTCTCATCTTGAAGATGTCAAGGTTGAAggtacaaataaataaataaatttaggtatttattataaaaataaacatgtatgttcattttattttttttagctaATTACTATTTTAGACGTTAAAAATTGCACTCTACAAACTACGGATCACAATTAGCGAAAATGACAAATTTTGTATTCATATCCATCTTTATCTCTTGGAGAATACTTGCTTCCCACAATTCATAACCAACTCCCAAACAATTTCTATAACTTTAAATCTACTCAAAATATGAAGTTATACAAATATTGCTAATCAGAGCAACTAGACAATGAACTGAAATAAACTACGAGCAGGACAACATCAACGAAGATGAAAGCACTAGACACTATTCCTCGACTTCGATACACGCTCGACTTCAACCTATCTGCAAAATGAGCATGTAAAACTGAAAATGCCCTAGAAAAGCATTTGAAaactgttagagtgagtggacgagaAATTTCAGGTTTTCCCAATTTCATTTTCATCTAAAACCAAGCATGCAGTAAAGAATCGAGAAATTACTTAAAAATGTGAACTGTAATGAGCATCTTAAAATAGTTCAAAACTCGTGAAAATACATACTATTAATCACTCTACGGTATTGAAATCTCAACTCATGATGGAAACCATGTTGAAAACCGTCTCAAAATCTCATTGAAATACTCATATAATAAAATATCtcaaaatcattaaaaaaatcTCATAAATATATTGCAAATCTGGTCTCAAAACTCTTTGAAATCCCATAATCTCTTTAAAATGCTCATGCGATAAAATAAGCGATGACTAGAGGGTAATACTGACCAGATGATGCATCGGAGGGGTACTGCTGACCGGAATGTATTCTGGAGGTTACTGCTGACCAAAATATAATTTGTAAGATACTGCTGACTAGTCTATTACCTACTGCCGACCAGTGCATGCATGCACTAACATAATCATCATCTTTCATAATTTACTCTTTAAATAAACTGAACTCAATCTCATTAAAATATTAAACTCATGAAATCTGGATAACTCGTTTATACTCAAATACTTCAATATCATACTCAAATATCATGTTAGAATCAATACTCGAAAACACATTATATGAAATCTCAATAATGCATCCGTACTCAAATACTCGAAAATCATTAATTCTCATATcatatttaacttgttaatatgctaactaaaatataatttatgAAATTCCAATAAATCATTAATTTAAGGAAATCAATAAACTGTCAAATCAATATTAAtctaaatcagaaaataataaaaaaatattgcatgcacaattaatttaaaaacaaatgtccactcacagaaTTGTGGCTATGAGAGTCGTTCGATGAAATTTTTTCTCTAGCTCTATCCATACGTCGTCCTAAACAAATTGATAATTATAAATAACAAATTTCGagaattgaaattaaattaatgataacaaaatcaaaacccctAAATGAGAATTTATCGAAAGCTCCATGTTGAAACGAGCTTCAAGTTCATTAGATATGTTGACTCAGCAATTATAACAATCTATTGAAAAATGGGGTCGATCCGAAGGTCGGATCTTTCCGAATCAAAACCTGAATTTCAGAAACTTTGAAAATTTCTATTGATCCCAAAGTTCATAATATGGCTACCAAACTACATCCACGTGTCTGTAACATCATGGCCTACCTGAATCACTAAATTAAAAGCCCTAAAGTAGCCGGACGTGCCCCCATTTCCAACCCCAAATTAGGCCATGAATTTCATCACCATGATCCTCCCATCACcgtcaacaactttctcaactaacAGAAAGTCCAATTTTAAGTTTAGAAGTTTGAATTTACCTCGAAATTATTTGGGAAGGATTTTGGGCCTAAATCGCTCAAACCCGAAATTCATTTTACTCGGGTTGAATTGAGATGTGAAACTTGGTGGGTTTGTAGAGCATTGCAAGACGAACAAAATTCAGTTAGTCTTAACGTCCGATTTGGCCGAAGTTAGCTGGAATTTGAAAAATACGCCAGAAAAGGATCATACCTTCTTTTCTTCGATTCCTAGTGTATGGTGAACGAGAGGATCCAAGGCTTATATGGCTGGAAATATGGTTCGAAGCTAGACGAAGAGAATGGGACTAGTTTCATGGCCTGAGGTGGCCCGAAACATCACCATCGAGGCCGAGAAATTCCGGCACGAAATTTGGAAAATTCTGGGTTTAAGGGATTGAGTTTCCATTTCTGGTTTCTTTCCAAAGTGGctattttcgaaaatggaagctgctatttatagtatcagattttttttggaaattacAAAACTACTACTGACTTCAAACCCTTATAATTTCTTCGTTACAATTCCAATTTTAGCGTACTTCATGTCTTCGAACTCCGtctaacgtcctctacaactttccaGAAGGAAGTTTCCTACAAGATTAAATGgaataaaaagtcaaatatAACATCCTTAAAAGCATCGAAAAGTAGGTAAAAGTGAAGATAATTGTcatttaccatccaaatgactagtaaacatgTAAGTTTAGGTACGCGGCATAACAGCTGGCTGGGCGAGCCcatgttctttttcttctctcttttgggCCTGGTTTGGTTTGGGCTGTTGGAGAGTGGCAAGacctatgtttttttttgttgctttgaataattgaacTTCGCTCGGCTCTTACCCTATTCTGCCCTTAATCGTAACTATTTGTTGATTGATGAGTGGCGATGTACTCCATGAGGGTCTTTAGTCGTTAACACTTATCAAATCAATTGCTCTAATTTAAGGTTGGATAGGAGTAGGATTTTTTactttttgcatttttgtttttagtttggtTAGTTTTTGTTTGATAGctctacttttttattttatttttttaagttgaTAGCTCTACTTTATGTAGTTTGATTTGTGCATTGAGATATAATATGTGGGATTTTCGAATTCCTCTAGCTTGACCAAGAGAAGTCATTGTTTTAATAGAATCTGATTCCGtttctctaaaaaataaaaataaaataaaaacctcTTACTCATGTTCAACACTAATcaattcatttttcttttcacaattaaataCAAACATAGTGAGTGGTTTCTTCTAACTAGCTTTTTCACCTATGCATCTACACGAACTCACAGAGTCACGTTAAAAAACAAAGAGGTGATTAATTTTGATTTATCAATTCATCCACTTGCTTGTAGACGTGGGAATTTGAAATGAATGCAATTATATATCGTATACTTCTCCCACTATACACGTCTCTCTTCCATAATGAtctctttatttaattttttttgtttatttcttttacttattGCTATAATAACAGTTTCGATTAACTCACTATGGGTAATTAAGATAATTCAAAATTGGTGAaggtttatgatttttttttttttttttgaataggggTTGAAagttggaacccagcctagctagGAGGCTCAGCCCCCACGCCCAGTTCTATTTAT
Above is a genomic segment from Rosa chinensis cultivar Old Blush chromosome 3, RchiOBHm-V2, whole genome shotgun sequence containing:
- the LOC112194387 gene encoding uncharacterized protein LOC112194387 isoform X2 is translated as MAPFPCSSERTAASALLLLTVTPPPPSKGCLDDGDESSVVRSELGKSKSTISRDQSFVSGDSKSCCTSSLLAGSREEIQARTIRMIAFAALHRDVKLKAVQKNRSKIQGGGVKFNSWKTLSGVKVAMTTSFAASTSSESSCLSSAASSARSRYYEPKAAGISWTNKKKKKQVGSVMLRRKAEAILKLLSQGCYSEVKIRQTLGDSPDTSKALRLLLKFEEVKRTGAGGRRSPYIYTIA
- the LOC112194387 gene encoding F-box/kelch-repeat protein At3g23880 isoform X1; the encoded protein is MSDYFPEEIIQRILLRLPTKSLIKSTLVCKSWMSLIKSSTFIQSHLSTTIDTNNQNDAHLLLLSAFSYKVSDRLHWLHWDSPEFGEYSLLADPVTFLENETISDLKVVGTCNGLICLAPHLSDNHSPTLIWNPCIRKIVILPSPPACFTSTESKYDVCIEHGFGYDLHSNDYKVLRIVTLPDDHLDLSRFATVVQVYSLARGSWKTLDASVVPVDLQGGGSGIVFLNGSLHMLEVRLSVEYDDHTYEYCKYGGDTFIASFDMATELFGEVMMPEALQSNRCTISKYGDSLALIKHYDYNCGCDIWVMKEYGVTESWTYLYKIAGSQDRIYGFKRCGEVVLSEENNLGWLRMISLDPKSKQVQVFGNKDYIYYFMDSFVEGLILLDHVNAISYQ